A window of the Parambassis ranga chromosome 17, fParRan2.1, whole genome shotgun sequence genome harbors these coding sequences:
- the rb1cc1 gene encoding RB1-inducible coiled-coil protein 1, whose amino-acid sequence MKLYVFQVNNGSTLTFDTDLAVQTVLELKHAIQAKYKIAIQHQVLVVNGGECMAAERRVCSYSAGTETNPIFLFNKEMILSDRDPTIPKTTFSIESEIQVKVEESLLMPAVFHTVASRTQLALEMFEVANKLCSFCERLVHDEHLQHQGWAAIMANLDDCTLSYQKLLMKFNSAYTNYLEDLEEIKVKLTKLGTAVSVMARIPLLECLTRHSYRESMERSSSTPEKDSDETEDEKSTDSVLRATEARMPSKLFASFSASKAATCDPAGDQETNEMTDSGGLRAALLDDDDDTPELASTVAFNVTLLDWINVQDRPNDVESVVRKCFDSINRLDPRIIQPFLADCRDTIAKLDNQNMKAIKGLEDRLYALDQMIASCKKLVNEQKELAQGFLANQKRAENLKDTSVLPDLCLSHTNQLMIMLNNHRKLLDIKKKCTTAKQELANNLQVRLKWCCYVMLHADQDGEKVQALLRLLTELLERVRVVEALSTVPQMYCLAVVEVVRRKMFMRHYREWAYALVKDGKRLYEAEKFKRESFGKLFRKSFLRNRLFRGLDSWPPTSFCTRKPRRFDDELPDISLDDLQYLKSCCPVEVQPFLMVPAMCDFEPLNRHVETLHQLVQAAQSVDEMSRTITDLLSEQRASCSQIGQRSTAATPQSESIPDTTTPVSSKTPSSLSLQGPSCQPLHVPVPAPLEDLSPDSIDAQTFDFETIGHPNMDPVLQQGSLDLDSLAESPESDFMSAVNEFVIEENLTSPNPISDPTSPEMMVESLYSSVINAIDNKRMQDTTILERENLRIAALKQVAEKYRCAAEESHSSLRGVKDDLHHLRGLVLKEQHDFGFVLRSMSTEVHSIVDNIAQTHELELKEQHQSELLTVRQALEEQVQTLTEENQVNQNIVRDVQRAMLELEGLMERKEKELTQLENEKERWVEAESSHTAKIKSLEQEMSDQAEEIKMLSASRDSLTSQLENLHFEIERGQQKIRQELEDVAQSKLKELGDRMKQEHNTDMETLAKGNQEALEHLAAENNAKLSEAADHHATALREKDNHVKDLEARIKQLSEMCCKVEVELALKESETEEMRLLLEEAKMQQAEAVKSQVEAATKVLSEELADVKKQLQVKNEEYEVDLAELRTLMRIEKDHCISELVERHEEETILLHNKLSSMQQQVHDAERNHAEQQQKLKEELDQQVAALREEKEKELRSFQELEHELRTVISGLQAENDVFSKKLEQDRHATEKEEATKAAAPDAFKELEQQKDAMEKRLLDRIKQLQNEIHERESSKSDEGLPLHAEGRADAGAPLSLDSALQERLQQERASLLTQMELLEKKKNEEIQTLKTSLIAEQQTNFNTVLTREKLKKEQIINELSEKLRKVTQQQEKDKGLIETLSEDRASVMQEKKHLEEELNRLRSTALVSSAFFTPSSSAQEVTELGAAAAAGSRALPLVGACSSEPLADSDRLASVATIQEDEHVDSAVEASTVTVHDNMMSEEKQRIILLERTLHMKEEENKRLSQRLMSQSMSSVSSRHSDKIAIRDFQVGDLVLIILDERHDNYVLFTVGPTLYFLHSESLSALDLKPASGTSRRPWVLGKVMEKEYCQAKKAQNRFKVPLGTKFYRVKAVPWNRKV is encoded by the exons ATGAAGTTGTATGTGTTCCAGGTCAACAATGGCAGCACGCTGACATTCGACACTGACCTTGCTGTCCAAAC TGTACTAGAGCTCAAACATGCCATCCAAGCCAAATATAAGATTGCAATCCAACATCAAGTCCTTGTTGTCAATGGAGGGGAATGTATGGCGGCAGAGAGACGGGTCTGCAGCTACAGTGCTGGCACT GAAACCAACCCCATATTCCTGTTCAACAAAGAGATGATCTTATCCGATCGGGATCCAACAATCCCCAAAACCACCTTCTCCATCGAGAGTGAGATTCAGGTCAAGGTGGAGGAGTCTCTACTGATGCCAGCTGTCTTTCACACCGTTGCCTCACGAACACAACTTGCTCTG GAAATGTTTGAAGTTGCCAACAAACTTTGCTCTTTCTGTGAGCGCCTGGTTCATGATGAACACCTTCAGCACCAAGGCTGGGCTGCTATTATGGCGAATTTGGATGACTGCACTCTGTCGTATCAGAAGCTGCTCATGAAATTTAACTCTGCCTACACAAATTATCTGGAAGATCTGGAGGAAATCAAGGTCAAACTTACAAA GTTAGGGACAGCAGTTTCTGTCATGGCCAGAATACCTCTGCTGGAATGTTTGACGAGACACAGTTACAGAGAGAGCATGGAGAGGTCCAGTTCAACACCGGAAAAGGATTCAGATGAGACGGAGGATGAGAAGTCTACTGACTCTGTGCTCCGCGCTACTGAAGCACGGATGCCCTCCAAGTTATTTGCATCCTTTTCTGCTTCGAAGGCAGCCACATGTGATCCAGCAGGAGACCAAGAAACCAATGAAATGACTGACAGCGGTGGACTGAGAGCTGCACTGTTAGACGACGACGATGACACCCCGGAGCTCGCCAGCACAGTGGCGTTCAATGTCACACTACTTGACTGGATAAATGTACAAGACCGACCCAATGACGTGGAGTCAGTTGTCAGGAAATGTTTTGACTCAATCAACAGA CTTGACCCACGGATCATACAGCCCTTCCTGGCGGATTGTCGTGACACCATTGCCAAGCTTGATAATCAAAACATGAAGGCCATCAAAGGGCTTGAAGACCGGTTGTATGCTCTCGACCAAATGATTGCAAGCTGTAAGAAGTTGGTGAATGAACAAAAAGAACTTGCTCAG GGATTTTTGGCCAATCAGAAGCGGGCTGAAAACCTGAAGGACACGTCTGTTCTGCCTGACTTGTGTCTGAGTCACACCAACCAGCTGATGATCATGCTGAACAAccacaggaagctgctggacATCAAGAAGAAGTGCACCACTGCCAAACAGGAACTCGCGAACAACCTTCAAGTTAGACTCAA ATGGTGCTGCTACGTGATGCTTCATGCAGACCAGGACGGGGAGAAGGTTCAGGCTCTGCTCAGACTTCTGACGGAGTTATTGGAGAGAGTGAGGGTGGTTGAAGCCCTCAGTACTGTGCCCCAGATGTACTGCCTGGCAGTGGTGGAAGTCGTCCGTAGAAAAATGTTTATGCGCCACTACAGAGAG TGGGCCTATGCACTTGTGAAGGATGGGAAGCGGCTGTACGAGGCGGAGAAGTTCAAAAGGGAATCCTTTGGGAAACTCTTca gGAAGTCTTTCCTCCGAAATAGGTTGTTCAGAGGACTGGATTCATGGCCTCCTACATCGTTTTGT ACACGAAAGCCCAGAAGGTTTGATGATGAACTTCCAGACATTTCACTTGATGACCTGCAGTACTTGAAATCttgttgtcctgtggaggtgcaGCCTTTTCTTAT GGTTCCTGCCATGTGTGACTTTGAGCCCCTGAATCGCCACGTAGAGACACTTCACCAGCTAGTCCAAGCTGCACAGAGTGTGGATGAGATGTCACGGACTATTACTGATTTGCTAAGTGAACAAAGG GCTTCTTGTAGTCAGATTGGCCAAAGATCAACCGCAGCGACTCCACAGTCCGAAAGCATACCTGACACAACCACACCAGTGTCCTCCAAAACCCCTTCCTCTCTCAGTCTTCAGGGACCCAGCTGCCAGCCCTTACACGTTCCCGTTCCAGCTCCTCTGGAGGACTTATCACCGGACAGCATCGATGCACAAACGTTTGATTTTGAAACCATTGGCCATCCGAACATGGATCCAGTCCTGCAGCAGGGATCCCTTGATTTGGATTCTCTAGCAGAGAGCCCTGAATCTGACTTCATGTCAGCTGTCAACGAATTTGTGATTGAAGAGAACTTGACCTCTCCAAACCCAATAAGTGACCCTACGAGCCCTGAAATGATGGTGGAGTCACTGTATTCCTCAGTCATTAATGCTATTGACAACAAAAGAATGCAGGATACCACAATACTGGAGAGGGAAAACTTGAGGATTGCTGCTCTTAAACAAGTGGCTGAGAAGTATCGATGTGCTGCAGAAGAGTCCCATTCCAGCCTGAGAGGTGTGAAGGATGACCTCCATCACTTGCGAGGCCTAGTATTAAAAGAGCAACATGACTTTGGCTTTGTCCTGCGCAGCATGAGTACGGAGGTACACAGTATTGTGGACAACATCGCTCAGACCCATGAACTGGAGTTGAAGGAGCAGCATCAAAGTGAACTTCTGACAGTCCGGCAGGCGCTTGAGGAGCAGGTTCAGACACTAACAGAGGAAAACCAAGTCAACCAGAATATTGTCAGAGATGTCCAGCGTGCAATGCTGGAGCTGGAAGGGCTTATGGAGCGCAAAGAAAAAGAACTGACTCAGCTTGAAAATGAGAAAGAGCGATGGGTTGAAGCAGAAAGTTCCCACACCGCTAAGATCAAAAGCCTGGAGCAGGAAATGAGTGATCAAGCTGAAGAGATTAAGATGCTGTCAGCCTCAAGAGATTCTTTGACCAGTCAGCTTGAGAATCTACACTTTGAGATTGAACGTGGTCAGCAGAAGATCCGCCAGGAGTTGGAAGATGTTGCACAGTCCAAATTAAAGGAGCTGGGAGACAGAATGAAGCAGGAACACAATACAGACATGGAGACTCTAGCAAAGGGTAACCAGGAAGCTCTGGAACATCTTGCTGCTGAAAATAATGCAAAATTAAGCGAGGCTGCTGATCACCATGCCACTGCCCTTAGAGAGAAGGACAACCATGTCAAAGACTTGGAGGCTCGGATTAAACAGCTTTCAGAAATGTGCTGCAAAGTAGAGGTGGAGTTAGCCCTCAAAGAGTCCGAAACAGAAGAGATGAGACTTTTATTAGAGGAGGCCAAGATGCAGCAAGCAGAAGCTGTAAAGTCTCAGGTCGAGGCTGCCACCAAAGTCCTTAGTGAAGAGTTGGCAGATGTCAAAAAACAGCTTCAGGTTAAAAATGAGGAGTATGAGGTAGATCTAGCAGAGCTGAGGACTCTGATGAGGATTGAGAAGGACCACTGCATCTCAGAGCTGGTGGAAAGACATGAGGAGGAGACCATCTTGTTGCATAACAAGCTCTCATCCATGCAGCAGCAAGTCCACGACGCTGAGAGGAACcatgctgagcagcagcagaaacttAAAGAGGAGTTAGATCAGCAAGTAGCTGCTttaagagaagaaaaggaaaaagagctGAGGAGTTTTCAAGAACTGGAGCATGAGTTGAGGACTGTTATCAGCGGTTTGCAGGCAGAAAATGACGTGTTTTCCAAAAAACTAGAGCAGGACAGACATGCAACTGAGAAAGAAGAGGCCACTAAGGCAGCAGCACCAGATGCCTTTAAGGAGTTAGAACAGCAGAAGGATGCGATGGAGAAGAGACTTTTAGACAGAATTAAACAACTTCAGAATGAGATTCATGAGAGAGAATCCTCAAAAAG TGATGAAGGGCTGCCGTTGCACGCTGAGGGTCGTGCAGATGCTGGAGCACCTCTGTCTCTAGACTCTGCACTACAGGAGCGCCTGCAGCAGGAGAGGGCCTCCCTGCTGACACAGATGGAGCtcctggagaagaagaagaatgaggaGATACAGACCCTCAAGACATCACTAATCGCAGAGCAGCAG acaAATTTCAACACTGTTCTAACTCGAGaaaagctgaagaaggagcagATCATCAATGAGCTCTCCGAGAAGTTGCGGAAAGTCACTCAACAGCAGGAGAAGGACAAAG GGCTGATAGAGACCCTCTCTGAGGACCGGGCTAGTGTGATGCAGGAGAAAAAACATTTGGAAGAAGAGCTAAACCGCCTCCGCAGCACTGCACTTGTCTCCTCTGCCTTCTTTACCCCAAGTTCCTCAGCTCAAGAGGTCACAGAACTcggagcagcagcggcggctGGATCTAGAGCCCTGCCGTTAGTTGGGGCCTGCTCTTCTGAGCCTCTGGCTGATAGTGACAGACTGGCCTCTGTGGCAACCATTCAAGAGGATGAACATGTTGATTCAGCAGTGGAAGCCAGCACAGTGACCGTCCA tgATAACATGATGTCAGAGGAGAAACAACGGATAATCTTACTCGAGAGG ACTTTACAcatgaaggaggaagaaaacaaGCGCCTCAGTCAAAGACTG ATGTCTCAAAGCATGTCGTCGGTGTCATCACGGCATTCAGATAAAATCGCCATCAGAGA ttttCAGGTTGGTGATTTGGTTCTGATCATCCTGGATGAAAGGCATGACAACTACGTGCTGTTCACAGTCGGCCCCACCCTCTACTTCCTCCACTCAGAGTCTCTCAGTGCACTGGACCTCAAACCAG CATCAGGGACCTCAAGACGGCCGTGGGTACTTGGAAAGGTGATGGAGAAGGAGTATTGTCAGGCAAAAAAG GCCCAAAACAGGTTCAAGGTGCCTTTAGGTACCAAGTTCTACAGAGTGAAAGCTGTTCCGTGGAACAGAAAAGTATAA